One genomic segment of Osmia bicornis bicornis chromosome 16, iOsmBic2.1, whole genome shotgun sequence includes these proteins:
- the LOC114877891 gene encoding protein cordon-bleu isoform X1, translated as MGIKMGTKIRRFIRRLGTREERPSRMILTVTEDTPADMLAGSMELLVQLPRDHHVQTQRVTVQRSTPMMDLLVQIATAHKLAASSYTLQAIGERGMVLPHQPNTPIGALDALQVKLLPKQGTFVPRKAKQANQPFETTFRLQVHLPRNQLYVSRVSPKMNLGEILDEVCREKNLDKNKYELRHPANLEETLDLSLTLQDYHLQEVTLYAKQGRTLGSALSTQDIMALQRQEERRRQQAKQGVFSFYKKSKESSLSTDSLGGRSASPARSDETGRSSSPLQPPARPQRKRRPAPRPPAPAQAEGTEESSGDSSKDKVVISHSRNSSDSSGYHEASVLSDNPESTGRLPETLPRRNKVPTETPRKLAQTSQSSKSLGNLATVPGTLSHGISSTSISSTGLRKKRAAPPPPVTRPLSSAISSQGLERIVDSEESLTSDMDPSKPPSDISASSKANSDIEERPKASSDIGVTTIPTKLSSTVDFTKSDCPNADAELKSSKSDIETRHRSGFVNVKLSNTMAGNPTPIEDAPVDARVSRKRVGESVPLPKPRKAAPRPVVPKRKLAPSFPPSNTLSSGSDNVERLLNAGTNPSIDASSTDTSSEVVQSSTNFEEKLETASNCSTSESEVFLTPGVDQSEATFDYNSVILKEDEGESLTAVQTDNKEEEVCSSKEKNIENPSTAKGSSNQEKKLCAVISTIPKCEVLNALNVDNTKTQNKEKEGLKDPKRTRIPRTASKSNDFETNSLERQRRHLTSQLEDITFALNLNVASNVGLLSDRSEKFQGNAQQLEEKQNNCSQSVGGGKSHPGMNASDKEFSETDVLLQKVSDTLSNSLPVSNEKASTETKSKINIPKDTDQKNKDIDSADSSNSTNAMNLTANSQQDTSDYVSAADEDLSIAEWEYQLPAPPSAFRDSSSPVFDNFDEITPSSEATKDSKIKEPEFSGTNDPKDSLKEHHPKKQESKETLKKEATHEKVFKRVESSLKKEVINELENKISSLPQTAKDVDSRRASSNSSAPKVAPVDNTLSNFTITTYTRQKNLNIFEEVEQQSRKKNSDERFVRSFATLSRNQDRDLTDFSSGTLQEKKQEPKMNRTETLQRWQTNNEKSNIQRSKSYLSVCDKAKFQGGTCEDDDKNSAELEMDAGMKKATSINSLNSTAVRSNEKFSRWRDNILKRQEEPTKESQLQSVQVLKSILPQLKSAQQAEENVSKELNNTVLQEKTRPETTTSNEHSMESNVVSTRDSQAAPSNKKPEFKKLPSETSAKRYTYSGPPAISLGSWSDRPNINVQIKKDTDYKFGASKSNRTVIDINGSKEETNGSNMEDTVKSQRSKFEIADRREPNELTKKLITHTTASGFKKPVLNKVNSESKTVSDKPVVTGVELKKSFLENKQDDSVIDTTPMNFKELSKAFDQEVYLRPKPKRINVNRRSDLQLERDSSKQNGHANSDQCSTNGFQDHSKVKRFTTIVGMQPPNQTNLAFRNAINGKCNPPMPVVKGFKISNVKIEGSQENQNNLLKEKSKELNGDSQPPKPPTMPVITGVTLKSTRPKSMPVQMDSRDMLLESIRNFGGRENLKNAAERC; from the exons AACCAGAGAGGAGAGACCATCCAGAATGATCCTAACCGTGACCGAGGACACTCCAGCAGACATGCTGGCCGGTAGTATGGAGCTTCTAGTCCAGTTACCCCGGGACCATCATGTTCAGACGCAAAGGGTCACGGTACAGAGAAG TACGCCGATGATGGACCTCCTCGTTCAGATCGCCACGGCCCACAAATTGGCCGCTTCCAGCTACACCCTGCAAGCGATAGGAGAGCGAGGCATGGTTCTACCTCATCAACCCAACACGCCAATCGGCGCTTTGGATGCACTTCAG GTGAAGCTACTACCAAAACAAGGCACTTTTGTACCAAGGAAAGCGAAGCAGGCTAATCAGCCTTTCGAAACAACATTTAGGTTGCAG GTACATCTACCAAGAAACCAGTTGTACGTATCCAGAGTCAGTCCTAAAATGAACTTGGGTGAGATTTTGGATGAGGTGTGTCGTGAGAAGAATTTGGACAAGAATAAATATGAGCTACGTCATCCAG CAAACTTAGAGGAGACCCTGGACTTGTCGCTGACCCTGCAGGATTACCACCTCCAGGAAGTTACCCTGTATGCAAAGCAAGGAAGAACATTGGGCTCCGCTTTGAGTACCCAGGACATAATGGCTCTGCAGAGGCAAGAAGAGCGTCGCAGGCAGCAGGCGAAACAGGGTGTATTTAGCTTTTACAAGAAGTCGAAGGAGAGCTCTCTGAGCACCGACAGCCTGGGTGGACGCAGCGCGTCCCCTGCTAGAAGCGACGAGACTGGGAGAAGCTCGAGTCCTCTCCAACCACCTGCCAGGCCTCAGAGGAAACGGAGACCCGCGCCAAGGCCACCTGCTCCGGCTCAAGCTGAG GGCACAGAAGAGAGCTCTGGAGATTCCAGCAAGGACAAGGTGGTCATCAGTCACAGTCGCAACAGCAGCGACAGTTCTGGATACCATGAAGCCTCTGTTCTAAGCGATAACCCAGAATCTACTGGAAGACTTCCAGAAACTTTACCAAGGAGAAATAAAGTTCCAACGGAGACGCCGAGAAAGCTGGCGCAGACGTCGCAGTCGAGCAAAAGTCTGGGCAACTTGGCCACTGTGCCTGGCACGCTTAGCCATGGAATTAGCAGCACCTCCATAAGTTCCACAG GGTTAAGAAAGAAGAGGGCGGCACCTCCTCCGCCGGTAACCAGGCCCTTGTCATCCGCAATCTCCTCCCAAGGATTAGAGCGCATCGTCGACTCCGAAGAGTCGTTAACATCCGACATGGATCCCTCGAAACCTCCTTCCGACATCAGTGCATCCTCCAAAGCAAACTCCGACATCGAGGAACGTCCAAAGGCCAGCTCCGACATCGGAGTGACCACCATACCCACGAAACTGTCGTCCACGGTTGATTTCACCAAATCAGACTGTCCAAACGCGGACGCGGAGCTGAAGAGCAGCAAGTCAGACATCGAAACGCGTCATAGATCAGGATTCGTGAACGTTAAGTTGTCGAACACGATGGCTGGAAATCCCACACCTATAGAGGACGCTCCTGTAGACGCTAGAGTATCGCGAAAGAGAG TTGGAGAATCTGTTCCACTTCCAAAGCCTAGAAAAGCAGCCCCGCGACCCGTGGTGCCAAAACGCAAGCTAGCACCGTCTTTTCCACCGAGTAACACCCTCAGTAGTGGCTCTGACAATGTAGAGCGCCTGTTGAACGCTGGCACAAACCCCAGCATCGATGCTTCTTCGACTGACACGAGTTCAGAGGTCGTTCAGAGTTCTACAAACTTTGAAGAAAAGCTAGAAACAGCTTCCAATTGTTCCACCAGCGAGAGTGAAGTATTTCTGACGCCTGGAGTTGATCAGAGTGAAGCAACCTTTGATTACAACTCTGTAATTCTGAAAGAAGATGAAGGTGAATCATTGACTGCTGTACAGACAGATAATAAAGAAGAGGAGGTATGCAGCAGCAAGGAAAAGAATATAGAAAATCCTTCAACAGCGAAAGGCAGTTCTAATCAAGAGAAGAAACTCTGCGCTGTGATTTCAACGATACCAAAGTGTGAAGTACTGAATGCGCTGAATGTTGACAATACGAAGACTCAGAACAAAGAGAAGGAAGGTTTAAAGGATCCAAAGCGAACCAGAATCCCTAGGACAGCATCAAAGTCAAATGATTTTGAGACAAACTCTCTGGAAAGGCAAAGGAGACATTTGACCTCCCAGTTGGAAGATATCACGTTTGCTTTGAACTTAAATGTGGCGTCTAATGTTGGCTTATTGTCTGACCGGTCAGAAAAGTTTCAGGGAAATGCGCAGCAACTGGAGGAGAAGCAGAACAATTGTTCCCAGAGTGTGGGTGGAGGAAAGTCTCATCCTGGAATGAATGCATCAG ATAAAGAATTCTCAGAAACGGATGTTTTACTGCAGAAGGTGTCCGACACCCTCTCCAACTCTTTACCAGTTTCCAACGAAAAGGCTTCAACTGAAacaaagtcaaaaataaacaTCCCCAAAGACACGGATCAAAAGAACAAGGACATTGACTCTGCGGATAGCTCAAACTCCACTAACGCTATGAATCTGACTGCAAATTCCCAGCAAGATACATCAGACTACGTATCAGCTGCGGATGAAGACCTGTCCATAGCTGAATGGGAATACCAGCTTCCAGCTCCACCAAGTGCCTTCCGGGACAGCTCTTCTCCAGTGTTCGACAATTTTGATGAGATCACTCCATCCTCTGAGGCTACAAAGGATTCTAAGATCAAGGAGCCTGAATTTTCAGGTACCAATGATCCAAAGGATTCTTTGAAGGAACATCATCCAAAGAAGCAAGAAAGCAAAGAGACTCTGAAGAAAGAAGCAACTCATGAAAAAGTATTCAAACGAGTTGAATCAAGCTTGAAGAAAGAAGTGATCAACGAATTGGAGAACAAAATTAGTAGTTTACCTCAGACTGCGAAGGATGTGGACTCAAGGAGAGCATCGAGTAACTCTTCAGCTCCTAAGGTAGCCCCTGTAGACAATACCCTGTCGAATTTCACTATCACAACGTACACCAGACAGAAGAATCTGAACATATTCGAAGAAGTAGAGCAACAATCTCGTAAGAAGAACTCGGACGAGAGATTCGTCAGGTCGTTTGCAACCCTGTCCAGGAACCAGGACAGAGATCTGACGGATTTCAGTTCAGGAACATTGCAGGAGAAGAAACAGGAACCAAAGATGAACAGAACAGAGACGTTGCAGAGGTGGCAGACCAACAATGAGAAAAGCAATATCCAACGATCAAAGAGTTACTTATCTGTATGCGACAAGGCCAAGTTCCAAGGAGGCACTTGTGAAGATGATGATAAAAATAGCGCAGAGTTGGAGATGGATGCTGGGATGAAGAAAGCGACCAGCATTAACAGCTTGAATTCAACTGCAGTCAGGAGCAACGAGAAATTCTCAAGGTGGAGGGATAACATTCTGAAGCGGCAAGAAGAACCTACCAAAGAAAGTCAACTGCAATCTGTACAG GTGCTGAAGAGCATTTTGCCGCAGTTGAAAAGTGCTCAACAGGCGGAGGAAAATGTGTCCAAAGAATTGAATAATACAGTATTACAGGAGAAAACGAG ACCGGAAACTACTACATCTAACGAACATTCGATGGAATCAAACGTAGTTTCAACTCGTGATTCTCAAGCAGCACCGAgcaacaagaaaccagaattcAAGAAGTTGCCATCAGAAACAAGTGCAAAACGGTACACCTATTCAGGACCCCCTGCGATATCCTTAGGCAGCTGGTCAGATCGACCTAATATTAACGTTCAGATTAAAAAGGACACAGATTACAAATTTGGAGCAAGTAAGAGCAACAGAACTGTTATAGATATAAATGGCAGTAAGGAAGAGACGAATGGTTCTAACATGGAAGACACTGTTAAATCACAGAGGAGTAAGTTTGAAATTGCAGACAGAAGAGAACCTAATGAATTGACTAAGAAATTGATCACTCATACCACAGCGTCTGGCTTCAAGAAGCCAGTATTGAATAAAGTCAATTCAGAGTCAAAAACTGTAAGCGATAAACCTGTGGTGACAGGTGTAGAGCTGAAAAAAAGCTTCCTGGAGAATAAACAAGATGACAGTGTTATAGATACCACGCCTATGAACTTCAAAGAATTGTCCAAAGCGTTTGATCAGGAGGTCTATCTGCGACCAAAACCAAAACGTATCAATGTAAACCGACGCTCGGATCTTCAATTGGAAAGAGATTCCAGTAAACAGAACGGACACGCTAATTCTGATCAGTGTTCAACGAACGGCTTCCAAGACCATTCTAAAGTTAAGAGGTTCACCACAATCGTAGGCATGCAACCTCCAAATCAAACTAACCTCGCTTTCAGAAACGCCATCAATGGTAAATGCAATCCGCCAATGCCTGTTGTAAAAGGATTCAAGATATcgaatgtaaaaattgaaggGAGTCAGGAAAATcagaataatttattgaaagaaaAGTCCAAGGAATTGAACGGTGATTCACAACCTCCAAAACCTCCTACGATGCCTGTCATCACAGGTGTTACGTTGAAAAGTACCAGACCAAAATCTATGCCTGTTCAAATGGACTCAAGGGACATGTTGTTGGAATCTATTAGGAATTTTGGTGGTCGAGAGAATTTGAAGAAC GCTGCGGAAAGGTGTTAA
- the LOC114877891 gene encoding cordon-bleu protein-like 1 isoform X3, with protein sequence MGIKMGTKIRRFIRRLGTREERPSRMILTVTEDTPADMLAGSMELLVQLPRDHHVQTQRVTVQRSTPMMDLLVQIATAHKLAASSYTLQAIGERGMVLPHQPNTPIGALDALQVKLLPKQGTFVPRKAKQANQPFETTFRLQVHLPRNQLYVSRVSPKMNLGEILDEVCREKNLDKNKYELRHPANLEETLDLSLTLQDYHLQEVTLYAKQGRTLGSALSTQDIMALQRQEERRRQQAKQGVFSFYKKSKESSLSTDSLGGRSASPARSDETGRSSSPLQPPARPQRKRRPAPRPPAPAQAEGTEESSGDSSKDKVVISHSRNSSDSSGYHEASVLSDNPESTGRLPETLPRRNKVPTETPRKLAQTSQSSKSLGNLATVPGTLSHGISSTSISSTGLRKKRAAPPPPVTRPLSSAISSQGLERIVDSEESLTSDMDPSKPPSDISASSKANSDIEERPKASSDIGVTTIPTKLSSTVDFTKSDCPNADAELKSSKSDIETRHRSGFVNVKLSNTMAGNPTPIEDAPVDARVSRKRDKEFSETDVLLQKVSDTLSNSLPVSNEKASTETKSKINIPKDTDQKNKDIDSADSSNSTNAMNLTANSQQDTSDYVSAADEDLSIAEWEYQLPAPPSAFRDSSSPVFDNFDEITPSSEATKDSKIKEPEFSGTNDPKDSLKEHHPKKQESKETLKKEATHEKVFKRVESSLKKEVINELENKISSLPQTAKDVDSRRASSNSSAPKVAPVDNTLSNFTITTYTRQKNLNIFEEVEQQSRKKNSDERFVRSFATLSRNQDRDLTDFSSGTLQEKKQEPKMNRTETLQRWQTNNEKSNIQRSKSYLSVCDKAKFQGGTCEDDDKNSAELEMDAGMKKATSINSLNSTAVRSNEKFSRWRDNILKRQEEPTKESQLQSVQVLKSILPQLKSAQQAEENVSKELNNTVLQEKTRPETTTSNEHSMESNVVSTRDSQAAPSNKKPEFKKLPSETSAKRYTYSGPPAISLGSWSDRPNINVQIKKDTDYKFGASKSNRTVIDINGSKEETNGSNMEDTVKSQRSKFEIADRREPNELTKKLITHTTASGFKKPVLNKVNSESKTVSDKPVVTGVELKKSFLENKQDDSVIDTTPMNFKELSKAFDQEVYLRPKPKRINVNRRSDLQLERDSSKQNGHANSDQCSTNGFQDHSKVKRFTTIVGMQPPNQTNLAFRNAINGKCNPPMPVVKGFKISNVKIEGSQENQNNLLKEKSKELNGDSQPPKPPTMPVITGVTLKSTRPKSMPVQMDSRDMLLESIRNFGGRENLKNAAERC encoded by the exons AACCAGAGAGGAGAGACCATCCAGAATGATCCTAACCGTGACCGAGGACACTCCAGCAGACATGCTGGCCGGTAGTATGGAGCTTCTAGTCCAGTTACCCCGGGACCATCATGTTCAGACGCAAAGGGTCACGGTACAGAGAAG TACGCCGATGATGGACCTCCTCGTTCAGATCGCCACGGCCCACAAATTGGCCGCTTCCAGCTACACCCTGCAAGCGATAGGAGAGCGAGGCATGGTTCTACCTCATCAACCCAACACGCCAATCGGCGCTTTGGATGCACTTCAG GTGAAGCTACTACCAAAACAAGGCACTTTTGTACCAAGGAAAGCGAAGCAGGCTAATCAGCCTTTCGAAACAACATTTAGGTTGCAG GTACATCTACCAAGAAACCAGTTGTACGTATCCAGAGTCAGTCCTAAAATGAACTTGGGTGAGATTTTGGATGAGGTGTGTCGTGAGAAGAATTTGGACAAGAATAAATATGAGCTACGTCATCCAG CAAACTTAGAGGAGACCCTGGACTTGTCGCTGACCCTGCAGGATTACCACCTCCAGGAAGTTACCCTGTATGCAAAGCAAGGAAGAACATTGGGCTCCGCTTTGAGTACCCAGGACATAATGGCTCTGCAGAGGCAAGAAGAGCGTCGCAGGCAGCAGGCGAAACAGGGTGTATTTAGCTTTTACAAGAAGTCGAAGGAGAGCTCTCTGAGCACCGACAGCCTGGGTGGACGCAGCGCGTCCCCTGCTAGAAGCGACGAGACTGGGAGAAGCTCGAGTCCTCTCCAACCACCTGCCAGGCCTCAGAGGAAACGGAGACCCGCGCCAAGGCCACCTGCTCCGGCTCAAGCTGAG GGCACAGAAGAGAGCTCTGGAGATTCCAGCAAGGACAAGGTGGTCATCAGTCACAGTCGCAACAGCAGCGACAGTTCTGGATACCATGAAGCCTCTGTTCTAAGCGATAACCCAGAATCTACTGGAAGACTTCCAGAAACTTTACCAAGGAGAAATAAAGTTCCAACGGAGACGCCGAGAAAGCTGGCGCAGACGTCGCAGTCGAGCAAAAGTCTGGGCAACTTGGCCACTGTGCCTGGCACGCTTAGCCATGGAATTAGCAGCACCTCCATAAGTTCCACAG GGTTAAGAAAGAAGAGGGCGGCACCTCCTCCGCCGGTAACCAGGCCCTTGTCATCCGCAATCTCCTCCCAAGGATTAGAGCGCATCGTCGACTCCGAAGAGTCGTTAACATCCGACATGGATCCCTCGAAACCTCCTTCCGACATCAGTGCATCCTCCAAAGCAAACTCCGACATCGAGGAACGTCCAAAGGCCAGCTCCGACATCGGAGTGACCACCATACCCACGAAACTGTCGTCCACGGTTGATTTCACCAAATCAGACTGTCCAAACGCGGACGCGGAGCTGAAGAGCAGCAAGTCAGACATCGAAACGCGTCATAGATCAGGATTCGTGAACGTTAAGTTGTCGAACACGATGGCTGGAAATCCCACACCTATAGAGGACGCTCCTGTAGACGCTAGAGTATCGCGAAAGAGAG ATAAAGAATTCTCAGAAACGGATGTTTTACTGCAGAAGGTGTCCGACACCCTCTCCAACTCTTTACCAGTTTCCAACGAAAAGGCTTCAACTGAAacaaagtcaaaaataaacaTCCCCAAAGACACGGATCAAAAGAACAAGGACATTGACTCTGCGGATAGCTCAAACTCCACTAACGCTATGAATCTGACTGCAAATTCCCAGCAAGATACATCAGACTACGTATCAGCTGCGGATGAAGACCTGTCCATAGCTGAATGGGAATACCAGCTTCCAGCTCCACCAAGTGCCTTCCGGGACAGCTCTTCTCCAGTGTTCGACAATTTTGATGAGATCACTCCATCCTCTGAGGCTACAAAGGATTCTAAGATCAAGGAGCCTGAATTTTCAGGTACCAATGATCCAAAGGATTCTTTGAAGGAACATCATCCAAAGAAGCAAGAAAGCAAAGAGACTCTGAAGAAAGAAGCAACTCATGAAAAAGTATTCAAACGAGTTGAATCAAGCTTGAAGAAAGAAGTGATCAACGAATTGGAGAACAAAATTAGTAGTTTACCTCAGACTGCGAAGGATGTGGACTCAAGGAGAGCATCGAGTAACTCTTCAGCTCCTAAGGTAGCCCCTGTAGACAATACCCTGTCGAATTTCACTATCACAACGTACACCAGACAGAAGAATCTGAACATATTCGAAGAAGTAGAGCAACAATCTCGTAAGAAGAACTCGGACGAGAGATTCGTCAGGTCGTTTGCAACCCTGTCCAGGAACCAGGACAGAGATCTGACGGATTTCAGTTCAGGAACATTGCAGGAGAAGAAACAGGAACCAAAGATGAACAGAACAGAGACGTTGCAGAGGTGGCAGACCAACAATGAGAAAAGCAATATCCAACGATCAAAGAGTTACTTATCTGTATGCGACAAGGCCAAGTTCCAAGGAGGCACTTGTGAAGATGATGATAAAAATAGCGCAGAGTTGGAGATGGATGCTGGGATGAAGAAAGCGACCAGCATTAACAGCTTGAATTCAACTGCAGTCAGGAGCAACGAGAAATTCTCAAGGTGGAGGGATAACATTCTGAAGCGGCAAGAAGAACCTACCAAAGAAAGTCAACTGCAATCTGTACAG GTGCTGAAGAGCATTTTGCCGCAGTTGAAAAGTGCTCAACAGGCGGAGGAAAATGTGTCCAAAGAATTGAATAATACAGTATTACAGGAGAAAACGAG ACCGGAAACTACTACATCTAACGAACATTCGATGGAATCAAACGTAGTTTCAACTCGTGATTCTCAAGCAGCACCGAgcaacaagaaaccagaattcAAGAAGTTGCCATCAGAAACAAGTGCAAAACGGTACACCTATTCAGGACCCCCTGCGATATCCTTAGGCAGCTGGTCAGATCGACCTAATATTAACGTTCAGATTAAAAAGGACACAGATTACAAATTTGGAGCAAGTAAGAGCAACAGAACTGTTATAGATATAAATGGCAGTAAGGAAGAGACGAATGGTTCTAACATGGAAGACACTGTTAAATCACAGAGGAGTAAGTTTGAAATTGCAGACAGAAGAGAACCTAATGAATTGACTAAGAAATTGATCACTCATACCACAGCGTCTGGCTTCAAGAAGCCAGTATTGAATAAAGTCAATTCAGAGTCAAAAACTGTAAGCGATAAACCTGTGGTGACAGGTGTAGAGCTGAAAAAAAGCTTCCTGGAGAATAAACAAGATGACAGTGTTATAGATACCACGCCTATGAACTTCAAAGAATTGTCCAAAGCGTTTGATCAGGAGGTCTATCTGCGACCAAAACCAAAACGTATCAATGTAAACCGACGCTCGGATCTTCAATTGGAAAGAGATTCCAGTAAACAGAACGGACACGCTAATTCTGATCAGTGTTCAACGAACGGCTTCCAAGACCATTCTAAAGTTAAGAGGTTCACCACAATCGTAGGCATGCAACCTCCAAATCAAACTAACCTCGCTTTCAGAAACGCCATCAATGGTAAATGCAATCCGCCAATGCCTGTTGTAAAAGGATTCAAGATATcgaatgtaaaaattgaaggGAGTCAGGAAAATcagaataatttattgaaagaaaAGTCCAAGGAATTGAACGGTGATTCACAACCTCCAAAACCTCCTACGATGCCTGTCATCACAGGTGTTACGTTGAAAAGTACCAGACCAAAATCTATGCCTGTTCAAATGGACTCAAGGGACATGTTGTTGGAATCTATTAGGAATTTTGGTGGTCGAGAGAATTTGAAGAAC GCTGCGGAAAGGTGTTAA